Genomic segment of Pirellulales bacterium:
ATGTACTTGTATCCCATGTATTTCACCGACGAATTGGTGGATGTCATTTCCGCCGGCGGCAAAATTCTGCCCTATCTCGATCTGCCGCTGCAGCACATTAATGACACCATGCTTCGCCGCATGCAGCGCCGCGTGAATCGGACTGAAACCGAGCAACTTTTGTCTACGCTTCGCTCGCGGATTCCCAATCTTGTGCTCCGCACGACCTTCATTACCGGCTTCCCGGGTGAAACCGATGACCAATTTGCCGAACTCGTTGAGTTTACTCAGCAGCAAAAATTTCAGCGCCTGGGCGTGTTCACGTATTCTTATGAAGACGGCACGCCCGCGATCCGCCTGCCCGATCATCTTCCCGAAGACGTAAAAAACTCCCGTCGCGACCAATTGATGGCCGTGCAGCAGGAAGTGGCGTTTCAGTGGAACCAATCGCAACTGGGCCGGCGGCTGGATGTGCTCATCGACCGGGCGGTGCCTGAGGAAAAAAATGCCTGGCTCGGCCGCTCTTATGCCGATGCGCCCGATGTTGACGGCGTGGTATACGTCACCGGCAAGCGGCTGAAGCCCGGGCAAATCGTCCCCTGCGAAATTGTCGCCACCGCCGAATACGACCTGGTCGCCGCCGCTCTCGGCCCGGGCCAATAGAGGCCAGGGATAAACGAACAGCCATTGAGAATGACCAATGACCAAATCCCAATGACCAATGATGAACTCCTGAACTGCTTATTAATCATTGGTCATTGGGATTTGGTCATTCGTCATTTGCTTCAATTGGTCATTCGTGCTTTTCCCATTCGGTCTTCGCCATTTCTCCTGGTGTGAAGTAGAATAGCGTAGCCATGTCGATCGCTAGCCAACCGCCGGTGCCCACTAAATACGACGAACGCACCATCGTCAATTTTCCCAACGAAGTCACCACCATTCGCTTGGCTCTGTCGGTCGTGCTGTTTGTGCTATTGCACTTTCATTGGTATTGGGCCGGCTTCTGGCTGTTCTTGCTGGCTGCCGGCACCGACTGGCTCGATGGCTTTTGGGCCCGGCGCTACGGGCAAATTACCATCTTGGGGCGCATGCTCGATCCGTTTGTTGATAAGGTCATTATTTGCGGCACGTACATTTTTTTGGCCGCCGATCATCAATCGGGCCTGCAGGCGTGGATGGCCGTATTAGTGCTGGGGCGCGAATTGCTGGTGACTGCCTTGCGCAGCT
This window contains:
- the pgsA gene encoding CDP-diacylglycerol--glycerol-3-phosphate 3-phosphatidyltransferase translates to MSIASQPPVPTKYDERTIVNFPNEVTTIRLALSVVLFVLLHFHWYWAGFWLFLLAAGTDWLDGFWARRYGQITILGRMLDPFVDKVIICGTYIFLAADHQSGLQAWMAVLVLGRELLVTALRSFFEQHGSDFSAAISGKLKFILQCTAVGASLFWLSYQPPVAPTIPPTMLAGDIGIEAHEWVQYIVVISVWSMIAITIYSGYAYVRAAIGLIRGM
- a CDS encoding radical SAM protein, with the protein product MYLYPMYFTDELVDVISAGGKILPYLDLPLQHINDTMLRRMQRRVNRTETEQLLSTLRSRIPNLVLRTTFITGFPGETDDQFAELVEFTQQQKFQRLGVFTYSYEDGTPAIRLPDHLPEDVKNSRRDQLMAVQQEVAFQWNQSQLGRRLDVLIDRAVPEEKNAWLGRSYADAPDVDGVVYVTGKRLKPGQIVPCEIVATAEYDLVAAALGPGQ